The DNA region TCGTGGTCACCCTGCGCAGCCGCGACGATCCCGACAAGTGGGCCGTCGCCGCCGTCGACGAGCGGGGCGAGGAGCGCTCCTGGATCGACCTCGACGGCCGCAAGGAGAAGTTCGACCACTGCACCGGTGCCGGGGACTCCGGCGAGGGCGTGCAGAACTGCGTCGGGGCCGTCGTCGCCCACGACACGCTGTACCTCGCGAGCAGGCCCAAGGACACCCTCGGGCCCAACCGGATCGTCGCCTTCGCCCTCGGCACGGGGAAGGCCAAGTGGTCCGCCCGGGCCGGGGGCCGACAGCTCCTGCCCGTCACCGACAGCGAGCGGGACGGGCCCGGGGTGATCGTTTACGCGCGGCCGTACCGGGAGATGACCGGGCGGACCCTGTTCCTGCCCGCCGACGGCGGCAAGCCGAAGGTGCTCCTGAAGCACACCGCCGCCGCGCAGAAGATCGAGGTCTTCATGTTCGCCGGGAACACGCTGTACTTCGACGGGCGCCTGTTCATCACGCCGACGCGCCTGAACGGCAGGAGCCACGGTTCCGCGGGCGAGGAGGGGAACGGGCGGATGCTCTCGTTCGGACCTTGAGGCCGCCACGGCCGCGCGCCGGGCGCCGACGGCGCCCGCACGCCCCACCGCTCTCCTGTCGCTGTTCCCGCCCCCGCTCGCACCACTGTCCCCGCCGCCGTTCCTGGAGTCACGATGACCAACCCGCCGTCACCGCAGTCCCCGCCGCCCCAGCCCGGCGGCTTCGGCCCGCCGCCGCCCCCGCAGGGGCAGCAGCCGGGCGGCTTCGGCCCGCCGGTCGAGCCGCCCCCCGGCGGGTTCCCCCCGCCCGGCCCTTACGCACAGCCCGGCGGGTACTCCCAGCCCGGCGGCTTCGGGCCGCCCCAGCCCGTGACCACGCCGGACCCGACACCGGGTGGGGGCGGGCGCTCCCGGGGCCGCGCGGCGATCGTGGGCTCCGCCGTGCTCGCCATCGCGCTGATCGTCGGGGGCGGTGTCTGGTACGCCAACCAGCAGGGCGATGACGACGGCGCGAAGGACAAGGCGGCGGGCAAGCCGAAGGCCGACGGCGCCGGACCCGCGTACGAGAAGCCGAAGGAGCCGGTCCCCGCCGACCCGAAGGCCTCCTTCAAGGGCGCGGCCAACCAGCCCGCGTTGCCGAAGGGGGCCAGCACGTACCGGGTCAAGGGGTCCTGGCTGACCGAGAAGGTGTACGCGAAGGCGTCGGTCAAGCGGATCACCGGCCTCGACGCGGCCACCGGCCAGGACGTGTGGAAGCTGGACAAGCCCGGGATGTCCTGCGCGGGCTCCACGAAGCTCGGCGACGGCTCCATAGCCGTCGTCGTCACCCAGCCCGCGCCGAAGCCCGGGGACGACGAGAAGGGCTACGCGCCCTGCACCGAGGTCATGGCGTTCGACGTGAACACGGGGAAGAAGCTCTGGGCCAAGTCGGTCACCGTCGGCTACCAGAAGGAGAAGACCCAGTTCAACCAGGCCACGATCAGCGGCGACACCGTCGCGCTCTCCGGCCTGTACGGCGGCGCGGCCTTCGACCTGCGCTCCGGCAAGCTCCTGTGGAAGCCGAAGCTGGGCGAGAAGTGCAGGGACGTCGGCTACGGCGGCGGCGACCGGCTGGTGGCGGTGCGCTCCTGCGGTGAGCTGAGCACGCCCGTGTTCAAGGTCGAGCTGCTCGACGCGGCCACGGGCAAGCCCAAGTGGAGCTACAAGATGCCCGAGGGCGTGAAGTCCCCGAACGTCATCTCCACCTGGCCGGTGGTGGTCGGCACGGACTCCGGCGAGATCTCCTCCTCCGGAGCTTCCGACATCTTCTCCCTCGACGACCGCGGCAAGCTGCGGGCGAAGTTCGAGCTGCCGGACGGCCAGTACATGCACACCTGCGGGACCTCGTCGACCAACGAGGACTGCAAGGGCATCGTGGCCGGGAACGGCAAGCTGTACGTGGCGACGGCGCGGCGCGACGGCGACAAGGAGTACACGTCGACGAACGACATCGTGGTGTTCTCCCTGGCCACGGGGAAGACCACCGGGCAGCGCCTGAAGGGCGGCGAGGAGTACCCGCTCTTCCCCATCCGCATGGACGGCGGGAACCTGCTCATCTACAAGAGCGCCCCGTACGCCCGGGTCTACTCCGTCCACGGCCGCACCATGAAGCAGACCCTGCTGCTCGACGCCACCACCCGGCCGACCGCCCTGCCCCCGCTCCAGTCGGAGCTGCACTTCACCCACGGCAAGCTGTACCTCAGCTCGGACCTGCTGTCCCGCCCGGTCTCGGACCGAAAGTCGATCATGATCATGGGATTCGCGGCGAAATAGCGTTCGCCACGCAATAGCAAGCATGATCTAACCTGGCCCCGACGGACATATGTGTGCGAAGTGCCGGGCGGCGCGACGCGGTGGGGGAAGAGGACGGTCAGCCGATGCCGCGAGCTGTGCGCGCCGTCCGCCGTCTGCGCGCCACCCTGCGGGCGGAGTGGCAGTTCCTCTGCCTGGCGGCGTGGCGGGAGCTGCGGGAACGCCGCCCGGCCGGGGTCTCCCTGGCCGTGGCGGCGGCCCTCGCCATGATCTGCCTGCACGAACTCCAGCAGATCCCGTCGAGCGACCGCGTCGTGCGCAGGCTCAGCGAGGTCCGCGCCGACCAGCCGCTCTGGCTCTCGCTCCTGCGCACCCCGGTCTCCGTCCTGGTCCCGACCCGGGACCAGCCGGTCTGGGGCGGCCTGCCCCGCCTGCTCCTCTCCCTCGGCCTGGCCCAGCTCCTCATCGGCTCCAAACGCGCCCTGCTCATCGCGTACGCGGCGACGCTGGCCGGCACCTTGAGCGCGCGGGTCATGGTGGCCATCGGCCCCGACCACTTCGCGGGGGTGCCGGCCGCGTACGCCCACGACGTGGACACCGGCGCGTCGGCGGCCGTGGTGGGCCTGTTCACCTACCTGTCGGTGCGGCTGCGGGCCCCCGCCCTGTGCCTTGTGACCGTCGTGCCGACGGTGGTGGGCTCGATCCTGAAGCCGAACCTGGCGGGCCGGGAACACCTGGTGGCGGTGGCGTTCGTCCTCGCCATCGCCCTGATCCAGGAACACCGAAGACCGAACGAGTTCCGCCGCCCCCGCCCGGCCACCCCGCCCGCCTCGTCCGCCCCACCCGCCTGACGTCAGAGGGACCCGAGGTCCGAAGAGACCCAGTGCTCGGGCCGCAGCCGGATCACGACCTGCTCGCCGTGCTCCTTCCACGCCATCTCCACGTACCCGTCGACCTTCTCGGCGGGGAGGTACCGGGCGGAGATCTCCCGCAACTGCTCCGGCGTGGCCGCCTCCGTGCTGACGACGGGCCCCTCGACACTCACGTACCGGATCGTCGGCTCGACCCGCTCGACCAGCAGCGAGAACCGCCCCGCGGCAGCGATCAACCGCCCCTTGCGCGAGTCGCGGCCCGTCATGATCCACACGTCCCCGCCCGGCGCGTACTGGTACCAGATGGGCACGACGAGCGGCGCCCGTCCGTCCTCCCCCGAGTCCACGGCCAGCGCAGCGATGTGCGCCTCGGCCAGGAACTGCTCACGTTCGTCACGGGTCAGAGCCATCGTCGATCCCCTTCGCCTCGTAGAACTCGCGCGGTCCCTCCTGCTTACACGTCCAGAGCCGTGCCGTACACACGGGACACCCTGACGCGGAGCGCCACTTCGCGGTCCGCCGCCATCCGGGCCAGAGGCCCCGCGGACGGGTGTTCACGTACGGTGGCTGGACGCATCGTCACACGGACGCATCGTCACACGAGGGGGCCTGACATGGCGCTGTTCGGAAACGCGCACACCG from Streptomyces flavofungini includes:
- a CDS encoding outer membrane protein assembly factor BamB family protein — translated: MTNPPSPQSPPPQPGGFGPPPPPQGQQPGGFGPPVEPPPGGFPPPGPYAQPGGYSQPGGFGPPQPVTTPDPTPGGGGRSRGRAAIVGSAVLAIALIVGGGVWYANQQGDDDGAKDKAAGKPKADGAGPAYEKPKEPVPADPKASFKGAANQPALPKGASTYRVKGSWLTEKVYAKASVKRITGLDAATGQDVWKLDKPGMSCAGSTKLGDGSIAVVVTQPAPKPGDDEKGYAPCTEVMAFDVNTGKKLWAKSVTVGYQKEKTQFNQATISGDTVALSGLYGGAAFDLRSGKLLWKPKLGEKCRDVGYGGGDRLVAVRSCGELSTPVFKVELLDAATGKPKWSYKMPEGVKSPNVISTWPVVVGTDSGEISSSGASDIFSLDDRGKLRAKFELPDGQYMHTCGTSSTNEDCKGIVAGNGKLYVATARRDGDKEYTSTNDIVVFSLATGKTTGQRLKGGEEYPLFPIRMDGGNLLIYKSAPYARVYSVHGRTMKQTLLLDATTRPTALPPLQSELHFTHGKLYLSSDLLSRPVSDRKSIMIMGFAAK
- a CDS encoding pyridoxamine 5'-phosphate oxidase family protein, which translates into the protein MALTRDEREQFLAEAHIAALAVDSGEDGRAPLVVPIWYQYAPGGDVWIMTGRDSRKGRLIAAAGRFSLLVERVEPTIRYVSVEGPVVSTEAATPEQLREISARYLPAEKVDGYVEMAWKEHGEQVVIRLRPEHWVSSDLGSL